A genomic stretch from Catenulispora sp. GP43 includes:
- a CDS encoding ketopantoate reductase family protein, whose protein sequence is MRYIIIGAGAVGGTIGGRLAESGRDVVLVARGAHLEALQRDGLRLITPDADLRLPIPAVSGPAELGELRRDDVLVLCVKAQDTASVLNQWAPAPVAGGGTAAELLPVVCAQNGVENERTALRLFQNVYGLCVWLPSLHMEPGVVAANCTPQSGILTVGRYPDGVDDVIKQIGHDLSESRFDAPVVDDVMRWKYGKLLNNLGNAVEAVSDLSVDEPLAERLFETAREEGIRALNAAGIPFVNTAERLAVQGERMNFAQIPGTPRGGGSSWQSLARGAGSIETDYLSGEISLIGRTHGVPTPVNALMQRLSAQFVAEGRAPGSLPIAELAELVARAQETER, encoded by the coding sequence ATGCGCTACATCATCATCGGCGCCGGCGCGGTCGGCGGGACCATAGGCGGCCGGCTGGCCGAGTCCGGGCGGGACGTGGTCCTGGTCGCGCGCGGTGCGCACCTTGAAGCGTTGCAGAGGGACGGGCTGCGCCTGATCACCCCGGACGCCGACCTGCGGCTTCCGATCCCGGCCGTCTCAGGCCCGGCCGAGCTCGGCGAGCTGCGGCGGGACGACGTGCTCGTGCTGTGCGTGAAGGCGCAGGACACCGCGAGCGTACTGAACCAGTGGGCGCCGGCCCCGGTTGCCGGCGGCGGCACGGCCGCCGAGCTGCTGCCCGTGGTCTGCGCGCAGAACGGCGTGGAGAACGAGCGTACGGCGCTGCGCCTGTTCCAGAACGTGTACGGGCTCTGCGTCTGGCTGCCCTCGCTGCACATGGAGCCGGGCGTGGTCGCGGCCAACTGCACGCCGCAGTCCGGCATCCTCACCGTCGGCCGCTACCCCGACGGGGTCGACGACGTCATCAAGCAGATCGGCCACGACCTGAGCGAGAGCCGCTTCGACGCGCCGGTGGTCGACGACGTGATGCGGTGGAAGTACGGCAAGCTGCTGAACAACCTGGGCAACGCCGTCGAGGCGGTCAGCGACCTGAGTGTGGACGAGCCCCTGGCCGAGCGCCTGTTCGAGACCGCGCGCGAGGAGGGCATCCGAGCCCTGAACGCCGCCGGCATCCCCTTCGTCAACACGGCCGAGCGCCTGGCGGTCCAGGGCGAGCGCATGAACTTCGCCCAGATCCCCGGCACCCCGCGCGGCGGCGGCTCCAGCTGGCAGAGCCTGGCCCGCGGCGCCGGCTCGATCGAGACGGACTACCTGTCCGGCGAGATCTCGCTCATCGGCCGCACCCACGGCGTCCCCACGCCGGTCAACGCTCTGATGCAGCGGCTGAGCGCGCAGTTCGTCGCCGAGGGGCGGGCTCCGGGGAGCCTGCCGATCGCGGAGTTGGCGGAGCTGGTGGCGCGGGCACAGGAAACTGAGCGCTGA